One window of the Populus nigra chromosome 4, ddPopNigr1.1, whole genome shotgun sequence genome contains the following:
- the LOC133692721 gene encoding common plant regulatory factor 1-like isoform X4 has product MCFTMGNIEEGKSSTSDKSSPAPPDQTNIHVYPDGAAMQAYYGPRVALPPYYNSAVASGHAPHPYMWGLPQPMMPPYGAPYATVYSHGVYAHPAVPIVSHPHGPGIVSSPAAGTLLSAETPTKSSGNTDRGLVNKLKGFDGLAMSIGNGNAETVEGGGRLSQSVETEVSSDGIDGNTTRGKKRSREGTPTVGGDTKMESHSSPLPREVNASTDNVLRAAAAPGMTTALELRNPPSVNAAKTSPTTIPQSSVVLPSEAWLQNELELKREKRKQSNRESARRSRLRKQSEAEELAHKVEVLTTENMALQSEISQFTEKSEKLRLENAALTEKLKNGQLGHAQEMILNIDEHRAPAVSTENLLSRVNNSAFEEESDLYERNSNSGAKLHQLLDASPRADAVAAG; this is encoded by the exons atgtgttttacCATGGGAAACATTGAAGAGGGAAAGTCTTCCACTTCTGATAAATCTTCACCTGCACCACCG GATCAGACCAATATTCATGTGTATCCTGATGGGGCAGCTATGCAG GCATATTATGGCCCCCGAGTGGCTCTCCCACCATATTACAACTCGGCCGTGGCTTCTGGTCATGCCCCTCATCCTTATATGTGGGGCCTGCCACAG CCTATGATGCCACCTTATGGGGCACCTTATGCGACAGTCTACTCACATGGAGTGTATGCACATCCGGCTGTTCCAATT GTATCCCATCCTCATGGTCCTGGGATTGTGTCATCTCCTGCA GCTGGAACCCTTTTGAGTGCAGAAACACCTACAAAATCTTCAGGAAATACTGATCGAGGTTTAGTGAATAAGTTGAAAGGATTTGATGGGCTTGCAATGTCAATAGGCAATGGTAATGCTGAGACTGTTGAGGGTGGGGGTAGGCTGTCTCAAAG TGTGGAGACAGAAGTTTCCAGTGATGGAATTGATGGGAATACAACTAGG GGAAAGAAAAGGAGCCGTGAGGGAACACCAACTGTTG GTGGAGATACAAAAATGGAGTCACATTCCAGTCCCCTTCCTAGAGAGGTGAATGCATCCACTGACAATGTATTGAGGGCAGCTGCTGCTCCTGGCATGACCACAGCATTGGAGCTTAGGAACCCTCCTAGTGTGAATGCTGCTAAGACAAGTCCTACTACGATTCCTCAATCCAGTGTAGTCCTGCCCTCTGAAGCCTGGTTACAG AATGAGCTGGAGCTGAAACGGGAGAAGAGGAAACAATCAAATCGAGAATCTGCCAGAAGGTCAAGATTAAGGAAGCAG TCTGAGGCTGAAGAACTTGCACACAAAGTTGAAGTACTGACCACAGAAAACATGGCACTCCAATCTGAAATAAGTCAATTTACAGAGAAATCAGAGAAACTAAGGCTTGAAAATGCTGCATTAACG GAGAAACTCAAGAATGGACAATTAGGACATGCGCAAGAAATGATTTTAAACATTGATGAGCACAGGGCCCCAGCTGTTAGTACAGAAAACTTGCTATCAAGAGTTAACAATTCTGCCTTTGAAGAAGAGAGTGATCTGTATGAACGAAACTCAAATTCTGGTGCCAAGCTGCATCAACTCCTGGATGCAAGCCCCAGGGCCGATGCTGTGGCTGCTGGTTGA
- the LOC133692721 gene encoding common plant regulatory factor 1-like isoform X1: protein MCFTMGNIEEGKSSTSDKSSPAPPDQTNIHVYPDGAAMQAYYGPRVALPPYYNSAVASGHAPHPYMWGLPQPMMPPYGAPYATVYSHGVYAHPAVPIVSHPHGPGIVSSPAAGTLLSAETPTKSSGNTDRGLVNKLKGFDGLAMSIGNGNAETVEGGGRLSQSVETEVSSDGIDGNTTRGKKRSREGTPTVATGGDTKMESHSSPLPREVNASTDNVLRAAAAPGMTTALELRNPPSVNAAKTSPTTIPQSSVVLPSEAWLQNELELKREKRKQSNRESARRSRLRKQSEAEELAHKVEVLTTENMALQSEISQFTEKSEKLRLENAALTQEKLKNGQLGHAQEMILNIDEHRAPAVSTENLLSRVNNSAFEEESDLYERNSNSGAKLHQLLDASPRADAVAAG from the exons atgtgttttacCATGGGAAACATTGAAGAGGGAAAGTCTTCCACTTCTGATAAATCTTCACCTGCACCACCG GATCAGACCAATATTCATGTGTATCCTGATGGGGCAGCTATGCAG GCATATTATGGCCCCCGAGTGGCTCTCCCACCATATTACAACTCGGCCGTGGCTTCTGGTCATGCCCCTCATCCTTATATGTGGGGCCTGCCACAG CCTATGATGCCACCTTATGGGGCACCTTATGCGACAGTCTACTCACATGGAGTGTATGCACATCCGGCTGTTCCAATT GTATCCCATCCTCATGGTCCTGGGATTGTGTCATCTCCTGCA GCTGGAACCCTTTTGAGTGCAGAAACACCTACAAAATCTTCAGGAAATACTGATCGAGGTTTAGTGAATAAGTTGAAAGGATTTGATGGGCTTGCAATGTCAATAGGCAATGGTAATGCTGAGACTGTTGAGGGTGGGGGTAGGCTGTCTCAAAG TGTGGAGACAGAAGTTTCCAGTGATGGAATTGATGGGAATACAACTAGG GGAAAGAAAAGGAGCCGTGAGGGAACACCAACTGTTG CAACAGGTGGAGATACAAAAATGGAGTCACATTCCAGTCCCCTTCCTAGAGAGGTGAATGCATCCACTGACAATGTATTGAGGGCAGCTGCTGCTCCTGGCATGACCACAGCATTGGAGCTTAGGAACCCTCCTAGTGTGAATGCTGCTAAGACAAGTCCTACTACGATTCCTCAATCCAGTGTAGTCCTGCCCTCTGAAGCCTGGTTACAG AATGAGCTGGAGCTGAAACGGGAGAAGAGGAAACAATCAAATCGAGAATCTGCCAGAAGGTCAAGATTAAGGAAGCAG TCTGAGGCTGAAGAACTTGCACACAAAGTTGAAGTACTGACCACAGAAAACATGGCACTCCAATCTGAAATAAGTCAATTTACAGAGAAATCAGAGAAACTAAGGCTTGAAAATGCTGCATTAACG CAGGAGAAACTCAAGAATGGACAATTAGGACATGCGCAAGAAATGATTTTAAACATTGATGAGCACAGGGCCCCAGCTGTTAGTACAGAAAACTTGCTATCAAGAGTTAACAATTCTGCCTTTGAAGAAGAGAGTGATCTGTATGAACGAAACTCAAATTCTGGTGCCAAGCTGCATCAACTCCTGGATGCAAGCCCCAGGGCCGATGCTGTGGCTGCTGGTTGA
- the LOC133692721 gene encoding common plant regulatory factor 1-like isoform X2: MCFTMGNIEEGKSSTSDKSSPAPPDQTNIHVYPDGAAMQAYYGPRVALPPYYNSAVASGHAPHPYMWGLPQPMMPPYGAPYATVYSHGVYAHPAVPIVSHPHGPGIVSSPAAGTLLSAETPTKSSGNTDRGLVNKLKGFDGLAMSIGNGNAETVEGGGRLSQSVETEVSSDGIDGNTTRGKKRSREGTPTVATGGDTKMESHSSPLPREVNASTDNVLRAAAAPGMTTALELRNPPSVNAAKTSPTTIPQSSVVLPSEAWLQNELELKREKRKQSNRESARRSRLRKQSEAEELAHKVEVLTTENMALQSEISQFTEKSEKLRLENAALTEKLKNGQLGHAQEMILNIDEHRAPAVSTENLLSRVNNSAFEEESDLYERNSNSGAKLHQLLDASPRADAVAAG; encoded by the exons atgtgttttacCATGGGAAACATTGAAGAGGGAAAGTCTTCCACTTCTGATAAATCTTCACCTGCACCACCG GATCAGACCAATATTCATGTGTATCCTGATGGGGCAGCTATGCAG GCATATTATGGCCCCCGAGTGGCTCTCCCACCATATTACAACTCGGCCGTGGCTTCTGGTCATGCCCCTCATCCTTATATGTGGGGCCTGCCACAG CCTATGATGCCACCTTATGGGGCACCTTATGCGACAGTCTACTCACATGGAGTGTATGCACATCCGGCTGTTCCAATT GTATCCCATCCTCATGGTCCTGGGATTGTGTCATCTCCTGCA GCTGGAACCCTTTTGAGTGCAGAAACACCTACAAAATCTTCAGGAAATACTGATCGAGGTTTAGTGAATAAGTTGAAAGGATTTGATGGGCTTGCAATGTCAATAGGCAATGGTAATGCTGAGACTGTTGAGGGTGGGGGTAGGCTGTCTCAAAG TGTGGAGACAGAAGTTTCCAGTGATGGAATTGATGGGAATACAACTAGG GGAAAGAAAAGGAGCCGTGAGGGAACACCAACTGTTG CAACAGGTGGAGATACAAAAATGGAGTCACATTCCAGTCCCCTTCCTAGAGAGGTGAATGCATCCACTGACAATGTATTGAGGGCAGCTGCTGCTCCTGGCATGACCACAGCATTGGAGCTTAGGAACCCTCCTAGTGTGAATGCTGCTAAGACAAGTCCTACTACGATTCCTCAATCCAGTGTAGTCCTGCCCTCTGAAGCCTGGTTACAG AATGAGCTGGAGCTGAAACGGGAGAAGAGGAAACAATCAAATCGAGAATCTGCCAGAAGGTCAAGATTAAGGAAGCAG TCTGAGGCTGAAGAACTTGCACACAAAGTTGAAGTACTGACCACAGAAAACATGGCACTCCAATCTGAAATAAGTCAATTTACAGAGAAATCAGAGAAACTAAGGCTTGAAAATGCTGCATTAACG GAGAAACTCAAGAATGGACAATTAGGACATGCGCAAGAAATGATTTTAAACATTGATGAGCACAGGGCCCCAGCTGTTAGTACAGAAAACTTGCTATCAAGAGTTAACAATTCTGCCTTTGAAGAAGAGAGTGATCTGTATGAACGAAACTCAAATTCTGGTGCCAAGCTGCATCAACTCCTGGATGCAAGCCCCAGGGCCGATGCTGTGGCTGCTGGTTGA
- the LOC133692721 gene encoding common plant regulatory factor 1-like isoform X3, translating into MCFTMGNIEEGKSSTSDKSSPAPPDQTNIHVYPDGAAMQAYYGPRVALPPYYNSAVASGHAPHPYMWGLPQPMMPPYGAPYATVYSHGVYAHPAVPIVSHPHGPGIVSSPAAGTLLSAETPTKSSGNTDRGLVNKLKGFDGLAMSIGNGNAETVEGGGRLSQSVETEVSSDGIDGNTTRGKKRSREGTPTVGGDTKMESHSSPLPREVNASTDNVLRAAAAPGMTTALELRNPPSVNAAKTSPTTIPQSSVVLPSEAWLQNELELKREKRKQSNRESARRSRLRKQSEAEELAHKVEVLTTENMALQSEISQFTEKSEKLRLENAALTQEKLKNGQLGHAQEMILNIDEHRAPAVSTENLLSRVNNSAFEEESDLYERNSNSGAKLHQLLDASPRADAVAAG; encoded by the exons atgtgttttacCATGGGAAACATTGAAGAGGGAAAGTCTTCCACTTCTGATAAATCTTCACCTGCACCACCG GATCAGACCAATATTCATGTGTATCCTGATGGGGCAGCTATGCAG GCATATTATGGCCCCCGAGTGGCTCTCCCACCATATTACAACTCGGCCGTGGCTTCTGGTCATGCCCCTCATCCTTATATGTGGGGCCTGCCACAG CCTATGATGCCACCTTATGGGGCACCTTATGCGACAGTCTACTCACATGGAGTGTATGCACATCCGGCTGTTCCAATT GTATCCCATCCTCATGGTCCTGGGATTGTGTCATCTCCTGCA GCTGGAACCCTTTTGAGTGCAGAAACACCTACAAAATCTTCAGGAAATACTGATCGAGGTTTAGTGAATAAGTTGAAAGGATTTGATGGGCTTGCAATGTCAATAGGCAATGGTAATGCTGAGACTGTTGAGGGTGGGGGTAGGCTGTCTCAAAG TGTGGAGACAGAAGTTTCCAGTGATGGAATTGATGGGAATACAACTAGG GGAAAGAAAAGGAGCCGTGAGGGAACACCAACTGTTG GTGGAGATACAAAAATGGAGTCACATTCCAGTCCCCTTCCTAGAGAGGTGAATGCATCCACTGACAATGTATTGAGGGCAGCTGCTGCTCCTGGCATGACCACAGCATTGGAGCTTAGGAACCCTCCTAGTGTGAATGCTGCTAAGACAAGTCCTACTACGATTCCTCAATCCAGTGTAGTCCTGCCCTCTGAAGCCTGGTTACAG AATGAGCTGGAGCTGAAACGGGAGAAGAGGAAACAATCAAATCGAGAATCTGCCAGAAGGTCAAGATTAAGGAAGCAG TCTGAGGCTGAAGAACTTGCACACAAAGTTGAAGTACTGACCACAGAAAACATGGCACTCCAATCTGAAATAAGTCAATTTACAGAGAAATCAGAGAAACTAAGGCTTGAAAATGCTGCATTAACG CAGGAGAAACTCAAGAATGGACAATTAGGACATGCGCAAGAAATGATTTTAAACATTGATGAGCACAGGGCCCCAGCTGTTAGTACAGAAAACTTGCTATCAAGAGTTAACAATTCTGCCTTTGAAGAAGAGAGTGATCTGTATGAACGAAACTCAAATTCTGGTGCCAAGCTGCATCAACTCCTGGATGCAAGCCCCAGGGCCGATGCTGTGGCTGCTGGTTGA
- the LOC133692721 gene encoding common plant regulatory factor 1-like isoform X5 gives MQAYYGPRVALPPYYNSAVASGHAPHPYMWGLPQPMMPPYGAPYATVYSHGVYAHPAVPIVSHPHGPGIVSSPAAGTLLSAETPTKSSGNTDRGLVNKLKGFDGLAMSIGNGNAETVEGGGRLSQSVETEVSSDGIDGNTTRGKKRSREGTPTVATGGDTKMESHSSPLPREVNASTDNVLRAAAAPGMTTALELRNPPSVNAAKTSPTTIPQSSVVLPSEAWLQNELELKREKRKQSNRESARRSRLRKQSEAEELAHKVEVLTTENMALQSEISQFTEKSEKLRLENAALTQEKLKNGQLGHAQEMILNIDEHRAPAVSTENLLSRVNNSAFEEESDLYERNSNSGAKLHQLLDASPRADAVAAG, from the exons ATGCAG GCATATTATGGCCCCCGAGTGGCTCTCCCACCATATTACAACTCGGCCGTGGCTTCTGGTCATGCCCCTCATCCTTATATGTGGGGCCTGCCACAG CCTATGATGCCACCTTATGGGGCACCTTATGCGACAGTCTACTCACATGGAGTGTATGCACATCCGGCTGTTCCAATT GTATCCCATCCTCATGGTCCTGGGATTGTGTCATCTCCTGCA GCTGGAACCCTTTTGAGTGCAGAAACACCTACAAAATCTTCAGGAAATACTGATCGAGGTTTAGTGAATAAGTTGAAAGGATTTGATGGGCTTGCAATGTCAATAGGCAATGGTAATGCTGAGACTGTTGAGGGTGGGGGTAGGCTGTCTCAAAG TGTGGAGACAGAAGTTTCCAGTGATGGAATTGATGGGAATACAACTAGG GGAAAGAAAAGGAGCCGTGAGGGAACACCAACTGTTG CAACAGGTGGAGATACAAAAATGGAGTCACATTCCAGTCCCCTTCCTAGAGAGGTGAATGCATCCACTGACAATGTATTGAGGGCAGCTGCTGCTCCTGGCATGACCACAGCATTGGAGCTTAGGAACCCTCCTAGTGTGAATGCTGCTAAGACAAGTCCTACTACGATTCCTCAATCCAGTGTAGTCCTGCCCTCTGAAGCCTGGTTACAG AATGAGCTGGAGCTGAAACGGGAGAAGAGGAAACAATCAAATCGAGAATCTGCCAGAAGGTCAAGATTAAGGAAGCAG TCTGAGGCTGAAGAACTTGCACACAAAGTTGAAGTACTGACCACAGAAAACATGGCACTCCAATCTGAAATAAGTCAATTTACAGAGAAATCAGAGAAACTAAGGCTTGAAAATGCTGCATTAACG CAGGAGAAACTCAAGAATGGACAATTAGGACATGCGCAAGAAATGATTTTAAACATTGATGAGCACAGGGCCCCAGCTGTTAGTACAGAAAACTTGCTATCAAGAGTTAACAATTCTGCCTTTGAAGAAGAGAGTGATCTGTATGAACGAAACTCAAATTCTGGTGCCAAGCTGCATCAACTCCTGGATGCAAGCCCCAGGGCCGATGCTGTGGCTGCTGGTTGA
- the LOC133692153 gene encoding putative glucose-6-phosphate 1-epimerase codes for MRHSAAVWDYRAAIEHTKDWNGMDQVMLRNPQGASARVSLHGGQVFSWRNEQGEELLFTSSKGIFKPQKQVRGGIPICFPQFGNCGSLEQHGFARSKIWTVDDNPPPLHPNDSHGKSFTDLLLKPSEEDLKCWPYSFELRLRVSLAANGDLALTSRVRNIDGKPFSFSFTYHTYLSVSDISEVRIEGLETLDYLDNLRQRERFTEQGDALTFESEVDRVYLSSPNAIAILDHGRKRTYVIRKDGLPDVAVWNPWEKKSKAMTDFGDEEYKKMLCVDGAVVEKPVTLKPGEEWTGLLVLSAVPSSFCSEYFDLERRGL; via the exons ATGAGGCATTCTGCAGCTGTATGGGATTATAGAGCAGCAATTGAGCATACCAAAGACTGGAACGGTATGGACCAGGTCATGCTCCGCAACCCACAAGGAGCTTCCGCGCGG GTTAGTCTGCATGGAGGGCAAGTTTTTTCATGGAGGAATGAGCAAGGGGAAGAACTTCTATTCACAAGCAGTAAG GGGATCTTTAAGCCTCAAAAACAAGTGCGCGGAGGGATCCCTATATGTTTCCCGCAG TTTGGAAACTGTGGATCTCTAGAGCAGCATGGTTTTGCTAGGAGCAAGATTTGGACAGTTGATGACAATCCTCCTCCTTTGCATCCCAATGATTCCCATGGGAAATCCTTCACTGACCTACTGCTTAAACCATCTGAAGAAGACCTGAAGTGCTGGCCTTATAG tTTTGAGCTTCGTCTTAGGGTGTCACTTGCAGCAAATGGAGACTTGGCGCTGACATCAAGAGTTCGGAACATCGACGGAAAACCATTTAGTTTCTCATTTACATATCACACATATTTGTCAGTTTCTGACATAAG TGAAGTGAGGATAGAAGGATTGGAAACACTTGACTACCTAGACAACCTTCGACAAAGAGAACGATTTACAGAACAAGGAGATGCCCTCACTTTTGAATCTGAG GTGGATCGAGTTTATCTCAGTTCCCCCAATGCAATTGCAATCCTCGATCATGGGAGGAAGCGGACATATGTTATTAGAAAGGATGGACTCCCGGATGTAG CGGTGTGGAATCCATGGGAGAAGAAATCAAAAGCAATGACGGATTTTGGCGATGAAGAGTACAAAAAGATGTTATGTGTCGATGGAGCAGTGGTTGAGAAACCTGTCACCTTGAAGCCAGGTGAGGAATGGACAGGGCTTTTGGTGCTCTCAGCTGTGCCTTCAAGCTTTTGTAGTGAATACTTTGATCTTGAGAGACGAGGTCTTTGA
- the LOC133691564 gene encoding uncharacterized protein LOC133691564 isoform X1 has protein sequence MTIYVLVIQCSKNIIIPSLNDLTKISVFSDPTADLLFPRILKSQQEINLINVTSAIYLSSPNSRLQLMAGKPMKPVLQRPPGYTDPNLQAKPAPRPLPTKALLPPSFEPRKRRSRHCRLCLCCLSLLLIIAILLMIIAGGLFYLWFDPKLPVFHLQSFKFSAFNITKRSDGTYLTAKMVARIEVRNPNENIIYHFGESKVETTAGDDEVNLGSTTLPEFTQGKKNTTSLEIETSVNNELIEDGIGSKILDQFTSKKLKVDMDVKTSIGIGVEGVKTGLLGVEVVCGGVTLKETSTEMPRCIISTLKWIIIR, from the exons atgacTATATATGTCCTCGTGATTCAATgttcaaaaaacattataattccTTCTCTTAATGATCTCACAAAAATTTCAGTTTTCTCAGATCCCACTGCAGATCTCCTTTTTCCCCGGATTTTGAAATCTCAGCAAGAAATTAACCTGATCAACGTTACTTCTGCCATTTATCTGTCAAG TCCAAATTCAAGATTGCAATTAATGGCCGGCAAGCCAATGAAACCAGTTCTCCAAAGACCACCAGGTTACACAGACCCCAACCTCCAGGCAAAACCTGCCCCGAGACCGCTACCCACAAAGGCATTGCTGCCTCCTTCATTCGAACCAAGGAAACGACGGTCCAGGCATTGCCGTCTATGCTTATGCTGCTTAAGCCTCCTCCTTATAATCGCCATTCTCCTGATGATTATCGCAGGAGGTCTTTTTTACCTCTGGTTCGATCCAAAACTCCCCGTTTTCCACCTCCAATCTTTTAAATTCTCCGCTTTTAACATCACCAAGAGATCAGATGGCACGTACCTTACCGCCAAAATGGTTGCAAGAATCGAAGTTAGGAATCCTAATGAAAATATCATCTATCATTTTGGAGAGTCTAAAGTGGAAACGACAGCGGGAGACGACGAGGTTAATTTGGGATCGACGACCTTGCCTGAGTTCACACAGGGAAAAAAGAATACGACTAGTTTGGAAATCGAAACCAGTGTGAACAATGAGCTGATCGAGGATGGAATTGGATCGAAGATTCTTGATCAGTTCACGAGCAAAAAACTGAAGGTGGATATGGATGTGAAAACGAGCATTGGAATTGGTGTTGAAGGGGTGAAGACAGGGTTGCTGGGAGTGGAAGTTGTGTGTGGAGGTGTAACGTTGAAGGAGACCAGTACTGAGATGCCAAGATGTATCATAAGCACGCTTAAATG GATTATCATCCGATGA
- the LOC133691564 gene encoding uncharacterized protein LOC133691564 isoform X2, which translates to MTIYVLVIQCSKNIIIPSLNDLTKISVFSDPTADLLFPRILKSQQEINLINVTSAIYLSSPNSRLQLMAGKPMKPVLQRPPGYTDPNLQAKPAPRPLPTKALLPPSFEPRKRRSRHCRLCLCCLSLLLIIAILLMIIAGGLFYLWFDPKLPVFHLQSFKFSAFNITKRSDGTYLTAKMVARIEVRNPNENIIYHFGESKVETTAGDDEVNLGSTTLPEFTQGKKNTTSLEIETSVNNELIEDGIGSKILDQFTSKKLKVDMDVKTSIGIGVEGVKTGLLGVEVVCGGVTLKETSTEMPRCIISTLKW; encoded by the exons atgacTATATATGTCCTCGTGATTCAATgttcaaaaaacattataattccTTCTCTTAATGATCTCACAAAAATTTCAGTTTTCTCAGATCCCACTGCAGATCTCCTTTTTCCCCGGATTTTGAAATCTCAGCAAGAAATTAACCTGATCAACGTTACTTCTGCCATTTATCTGTCAAG TCCAAATTCAAGATTGCAATTAATGGCCGGCAAGCCAATGAAACCAGTTCTCCAAAGACCACCAGGTTACACAGACCCCAACCTCCAGGCAAAACCTGCCCCGAGACCGCTACCCACAAAGGCATTGCTGCCTCCTTCATTCGAACCAAGGAAACGACGGTCCAGGCATTGCCGTCTATGCTTATGCTGCTTAAGCCTCCTCCTTATAATCGCCATTCTCCTGATGATTATCGCAGGAGGTCTTTTTTACCTCTGGTTCGATCCAAAACTCCCCGTTTTCCACCTCCAATCTTTTAAATTCTCCGCTTTTAACATCACCAAGAGATCAGATGGCACGTACCTTACCGCCAAAATGGTTGCAAGAATCGAAGTTAGGAATCCTAATGAAAATATCATCTATCATTTTGGAGAGTCTAAAGTGGAAACGACAGCGGGAGACGACGAGGTTAATTTGGGATCGACGACCTTGCCTGAGTTCACACAGGGAAAAAAGAATACGACTAGTTTGGAAATCGAAACCAGTGTGAACAATGAGCTGATCGAGGATGGAATTGGATCGAAGATTCTTGATCAGTTCACGAGCAAAAAACTGAAGGTGGATATGGATGTGAAAACGAGCATTGGAATTGGTGTTGAAGGGGTGAAGACAGGGTTGCTGGGAGTGGAAGTTGTGTGTGGAGGTGTAACGTTGAAGGAGACCAGTACTGAGATGCCAAGATGTATCATAAGCACGCTTAAATGGTAA
- the LOC133691564 gene encoding NDR1/HIN1-like protein 6 isoform X3, protein MAGKPMKPVLQRPPGYTDPNLQAKPAPRPLPTKALLPPSFEPRKRRSRHCRLCLCCLSLLLIIAILLMIIAGGLFYLWFDPKLPVFHLQSFKFSAFNITKRSDGTYLTAKMVARIEVRNPNENIIYHFGESKVETTAGDDEVNLGSTTLPEFTQGKKNTTSLEIETSVNNELIEDGIGSKILDQFTSKKLKVDMDVKTSIGIGVEGVKTGLLGVEVVCGGVTLKETSTEMPRCIISTLKWIIIR, encoded by the exons ATGGCCGGCAAGCCAATGAAACCAGTTCTCCAAAGACCACCAGGTTACACAGACCCCAACCTCCAGGCAAAACCTGCCCCGAGACCGCTACCCACAAAGGCATTGCTGCCTCCTTCATTCGAACCAAGGAAACGACGGTCCAGGCATTGCCGTCTATGCTTATGCTGCTTAAGCCTCCTCCTTATAATCGCCATTCTCCTGATGATTATCGCAGGAGGTCTTTTTTACCTCTGGTTCGATCCAAAACTCCCCGTTTTCCACCTCCAATCTTTTAAATTCTCCGCTTTTAACATCACCAAGAGATCAGATGGCACGTACCTTACCGCCAAAATGGTTGCAAGAATCGAAGTTAGGAATCCTAATGAAAATATCATCTATCATTTTGGAGAGTCTAAAGTGGAAACGACAGCGGGAGACGACGAGGTTAATTTGGGATCGACGACCTTGCCTGAGTTCACACAGGGAAAAAAGAATACGACTAGTTTGGAAATCGAAACCAGTGTGAACAATGAGCTGATCGAGGATGGAATTGGATCGAAGATTCTTGATCAGTTCACGAGCAAAAAACTGAAGGTGGATATGGATGTGAAAACGAGCATTGGAATTGGTGTTGAAGGGGTGAAGACAGGGTTGCTGGGAGTGGAAGTTGTGTGTGGAGGTGTAACGTTGAAGGAGACCAGTACTGAGATGCCAAGATGTATCATAAGCACGCTTAAATG GATTATCATCCGATGA